The window GACACTTCCGCGCCGCATCCAAGCTGCTGGAAGGCAAAACCGACACCCCTGTGCGCCTGTGGATTGCGCCCCCCACCAAAATGGACGCCAAACAGCTTTCCGATGAAGGACACTACGGCGTGTTGGGACGTGCGGGTGCGCGTATGGAAATGCCGGGTTGTTCGTTGTGTATGGGTAACCAAGCCCAAGTACGCGAAGGCGCAACCGTGATGTCCACTTCCACCCGCAACTTCCCCAACCGCTTGGGTAAAAACACCAATGTGTTCTTGGGTTCGGCGGAATTAGCGGCGATTTGCTCCAAACTGGGCAAAATCCCCACCGTGGAAGAATACCAAGCCAATATCGGCATCATCAACGAGCAAGGCGAACAAATTTACCGCTACATGAACTTTAACGAAATTGACAGCTACAACGAAGTGGCTGAAAAAGTAAACGTATAAGTGTTTAACGTGTAAATCAAAACAGGCTGCCTGAAAAACCGAAGTTTGGGTTTTCAGGCAGCCTGTTTAACTGCTTATTATTTTTCTTTCCTACGTATTTTTACACGTTTCTCGCCAAACGGTTTCTCCCGCCATTTTTGCTCCATGCCTTCTTTCTTTTCACATTGCAAAACACAAAATAACAGGGTTGTTCAACCCTGTTGCCCATTTCCCCATTCCGCACATTTTTTGATGCAAACCAAATTTTACAATTGGAAAGCCTCGCCAATTTCAGTATAATTCTGCAAGTTCGTGTTAATCCACGCAACACAAAACACAAACCACCCCATACCAAACGGCAAGGACGTTCCAAATGACTTCTTCCCAACACAAACAACGGGGTTCTGCCCTGTTTACCGCCGTCAGCGGCTTGGTAATTTTAGTTTCCGTATTGTTTTTACTGGTTAAATTAGCCACTGGCGGTTACTTTGTTTCCGATATTGCCAAAATGGGCAAAGAGGCTACTCAAACCCGCATTATGCCCAGCGGACAGATTACCATGGGCGATGGTACGCCCCCCGGTCAGCGCACCGGCAAGCAGGTTTTTGACAAAGTGTGTATTCAGTGCCACGGCGCAGACAAAACCGTTGCTTTCTCTCCCAAACTGGGTAATAACGGCGAATGGGCACCGCGCATTGCCAAAGGTTTTACCACTTTGGTCAGCAATGCAGTAAACGGTTTTAAAGGTCAGGGCGATATGCCAGCCAAAGGCGGCGACACCAGCTTGACCGATGATGAAGTGGCGCGTGCCGTTGCCTATATGGCGAACCAAAGCGGCGCGAACTTTACCGAACCGCCTGTTAAAGCAGAAGGCGCAGCGGCTTCCGATGCTACCTCTGAATCTGATACCGCAGCCCCACAAACCGATATGGCTGCTGCGCAGGATATTTTCCAAATTTCCTGTTCTGCCTGCCACGGTGCGACTTCCGCTATTCCTTTCGCCCCCAAGCTGGGTAATAAAAGCGATTGGCTGCCCCGCATCAAACAGGGCAAAGAAGTTTTGTTCAAACACGCTATTGAAGGCTTTACCAACCCCAAAGGCGGTGTAATGCCCCCCAAAGGCGGTGCAGCCCAATTAACTGACGAACAAGTTAAAGCCGTGGTCACTTACATGGCTCAAGAAGCTGGCGAAAAACTTTAAACTCATCATCAAAAACCAAAAACAGCGCATTTTTCCCATGCGCTGTTTTTTATTTGCCACATTTAAACGCGGTTGCGTTCAATTTCCACCCCTACTTCGCGCACAGCTGGCAAAATACCGGGCTTAATAATACGGATACGCAGCCACTGCACAGGTTCAAACGCCGCAAACAAAAATTGCGCCGTGTGTTCCGCCAAACTTTCCAGCAGTAGGAAATCACGCGCCGCCAAATCCTGCCGCAAACGCTCGCACACCAGCCCGTAATGCACGGTTCGTGCAATATCGTCATGCTGTACCGAACGCGCCGATACGCCAATATCCAAATCAAAAACAAGTTCTTGCTTGTGCTGGCGTTCCCAATCGTACACACCGATTAAGGTGCTGACACGCATACCGTGCAGGAAAATTTTGTCCATCGCGTTAAGTTCCGTTAAAATAGCAGTCTGCTATTGTAAACCAAAACTTTGGAGTGAATGTTATGAGTTTTTTGTTGATTCCCTTGGTGGCTGCGGCGGCGTATGCCTTGGGTTCGCTATCCAGCGCCATTATCGTATCGCGCTGGTTTGGCATGGACGACCCGCGCACCTACGGCTCAGGCAATCCCGGCGCCAGCAATATGTTGCGCAGCGGACGCAAAGATGCCGCTGCCTACACTTTGGCGGGCGATGCGCTCAAGGGCTTGCTGGCAGTATGGATTGCCTATGCTTTCCGCGCCATGTTTGACAGCGTGGGCGACGGCATTGTGGCAGTGGCGGCGATTGCCGTGGTTTTAGGGCATATGTACCCGATGTTCTTTGAATTTAAAGGCGGAAAAGGCGTTGCCACTGCGCTGGGCGTGATTTTGGGCATGTCGTTTTGGACAACTTTATTTGCGTTGGCGATTTGGCTGGTGATTGCGTTTAAATACAAAAAATCATCGCTGGCAGCACTGGTGGCGGCAGCGTGTGCGCCGTTCCTGTTCTTTATTATTGAACCGCACCACCCGAAAATGGGTTGGGCGCTGATGCTGATTGCTGCGTTGGTACTGTACCGCCACAAAGACAATATCAAGCGTTTGCGTGAAGGCAAAGAACTGCTGATTGGCGAAACCGCCAAGCCTTTGGCTGAAAACGGACAGAACGAACAAACTGCTGCCGAAAATACCGAAGTTGCGGCTAAAGCAGATGAAACCGTTGCGGAAACACCCGCTGAAACGGCTGCTACAACGGCTGTTACTGAAAACGCTGATGCTGCAGCACAAAACGCCGAAGCTGCTGTAAAAGCGGCAAACACCGACAACAAACCTGCCGAAAAACAATCTTAAACACGTTTTAAGCAGTAAAACAAACACAGGCTGTCTGATGCAATTTTACCGTTTCAGGCAGCCTGAAACCGTTATAAATCAATCATTACATTACGCCCAACGAAAGGAATCCGCATCATGACCCGCCCGAATACTTTGGAACAATGGCTTGCCCATCTGGAAACCGCTCACAGCAAAGGTTTGATTGATATGGGCTTGGAACGCATCGCGCAAGTGCGTGATGCCATGCACTTGCACCCGCATTGCCCCGTAATTGCGGTGGCAGGCACCAACGGCAAAGGTTCGGTGTGTGCGTTTTTGTCCAAAATCTACCGCGAAGCGGGTTACAAAACGGGCACGCTTACCAGCCCGCACCTGCTGCGTTTTAACGAGCGCATCGCGGTAAACTGCCGTCCCGTGTCCGACAGCACCATTGTGGCGGCGTTTGAACGCATTGAAGCGGCGCGGGGCGATGTATCGCTTACCTATTTTGAATTCAATACCTTGGCAGCGGTGGATATTTTTATCCGCGAACAGGTTGATGTGATGATTTTGGAAGTGGGTTTGGGCGGACGCTTGGACGCGGTAAATGTGTTTGATGCCGATTGCGCGGTGGTCACGGCGGTGGATTTGGACCATCAGGCGTATTTGGGCGACAATATTGAAGACATCGCTTTTGAAAAAGCAGGCATTTTCCGCACAGGCAAACCCGCCGTATGCGGACACACGCCGCCGCCCGCCCGTTTGAAAGCCCATGCCCGCGACATTGGCGCACAACTGATTTTAGCCAAACAGGATTTTGACCACAGCGTGTTGGACAGCCTGCAATGGTCGTTCCGTTTTGCGCCTGCGGGAACAGGATTGGCACCGCGCAAACGCCATGCCTTGCCCACGCCCGCGCTGCGCGGCAGCTGCCAAATCCGCAACGCCGCTTGTGCTTTGGCAGCGGTAGAATGTTTAAACGAGCGTTTGCCCGTGGACATCGGCGCCATCAAGCGCGGTTTGCTGACGGCGGAAAATCCAGGGCGTTTTCAGGTATTACCAGGGCGACCGCTGGTGGTGTTGGATGTGGCACACAATCCGCACGCGGCACGCGCCCTGCGCCAAAATCTGATTGCCCTGCCCTACGCTGCCCGCCGCATCGCGGTATTTGCCATGCTTGCCGATAAAGACATTGATACGGTGTTGGATATTTTGAAAGACCAGTTTGACGAGTGGTATATCGCCCCGCTCAACGTCCCCCGTGCCATCGGTTTGCCCGAATTGGTCGCCAAAATGAACGCGCAGGGCATAATTTGCCACACCAGCTTCCCCGATATTGCCACTGCCTGCCGTGCCGCCTTATCAGGCGCGGCGGAAAATGATAGAATCGTTGTATTCGGCTCGTTCCACACCGTTGCGGAAGCCGCCGCCGTGTGTCATTAGCCCGCCACCGATTCAACACAGACTGACGGCGTTTTCCGCGCCCACCCAAAAGGAAAATTGATGAGACCGATGCACCGCACACCATCCGGCGACGACGAACAAGAATACGATGTAACCGCCGCCCACCCCAATGCCCCCATGCCCGACAACCATCAGAATAACGGGCAGGACGACGGCATTATTGATGCCGAAACCACGCCCGCCGCCGCCCCGCAGCCCGACCGCAGCAGTGATTACATTGTAGAAGAATACGAATCCTTCAAACGCAAAAACCGCCGCCGTTTGGTGGGTGCAGGCGCATTGGTGCTGATTGCCGGCGGGCTGTTTGCCGCCGCTTCGCAACAAAACAACGCCCCCGTTACCCCCGCACTTGCTCCCGAAGCGCAAACCGCCGAAAACCGCGTAACCGCCGAAATCCTCTATCCCGACAACAAAGCTTCTGCCGCCGCGCCCCTGCACAATATTGACGACAGCAAAAACGACCCCATCCGTTTAAGCAAAAAAATTCAAGCCGCCGCGCCCCTGTCGCCCGAAGAAAAAGCCGCTTTAGAAGCCCGTCAGCAACGCGCCAAAGCCCAACGTTTGGCACAGCAGCGTAAACAAGAAGCCGAACGCGCCGAACAAGCCGCCAAAGAGAATAAAGACCCCAAAGGCAAAGAAAACAGCGACAAAACCCTTGTTGCCGATGCCAAAAAAGACCCCAAACGCAACACCGCCGCCGAACGCAGCAAAGAGCGCGAAGAAGAACAACGCCGCAAAAAAGCCCAAGCCTTAAGCGACAAAGCCGCCGCCGAGCGCAATGCCAAAGAAAACGCCGCCGCCGCCAAAGCCCGTGAAGCCCAAACCGCTGCCGACAAACAACGCGCCGCCGAACGCGCCAAGCTGGAAAAACAAAACAAAACCGCTGCCAACGACAAAGCCAAAACCGAAGCCAAACGCAGCAGCGACAAAACCGCCGAAGCCCCCGCTTCAGGTAACCGCCGTGTCACCATTCAGGCAGGCGCGTTTGCCGACAAAAACCACGCCCTGCGCGTGCAGCAGCAGCTCAAAGGCATCAACTACAGCTCGCGCATTGAAGAAGTGCAAACCGCCAAAGGCACGGTTTACCGCGTGCGTACCGGCACGTTTGCCAATCAAAACGAAGCCAAAAATGCCCTTGAACGCATCAAAGACAAAGGCATGAACGGCGTAGTGGTCGGCAAATAATGTTTACCCTTTTTGACCTGCTTGCCGTCGGCACCATTACCGTATGTTTGCTGATTGCCACCTCGCGCGGACTGATTGACGAACTGTTCAATTTTTTCGGCTGGATTGTGTCGCTGATACTCGCCAGAATGCTGGCTTCATCAGTTGCCGATGCCGTGCTGCCCACCATGCAGCCGCGCCAAATGGCAGTGGTCTGTTCGTTTGTGATTGTGTTTGTCGGCGCACGGCTGTTGCAGCACTTTGTGCGTTTTGCCCTACATTCTGCCATCAGCAAAGCCAAACTCACCAATGTCAACCGCATGCTTGGCGGGCTGTTGGGCATACTCAAAGGCATTTTATTTGTCTGCTTGGCAGTTTTTGTCTGCTCATTCAGCAATTTGCCCTATTCAGACGACTGGCGCGACGCCCACACTTCCGAATTTTTTGAAAACCTCGTCAAAGGCGCAACCCCCATGCTGCCCGAAGTGTTTGCCGACCAAGTCCACTTTCCCGCCCGCGATGTCAACGGCAGCAGCGAACCGCCCCCGCGCAAACCCCGCAGGCGCCCCCCCGAAGTTGAAAAACTTCAACCCTGATTTACCCTTCCCACGGAGTCTTACCCTTATGTGTGGCGTATTCGGATTAGTAGCACACGAACCCGTAAACCAATTACTGTATGACGGTCTGCAAGTCTTACAGCACCGCGGTCAGGATGCCGCAGGCATCGTTACCCTTGAAAACAACCGTTTTCACATTCACAAAGACAAAGGCATGGTGCGCGAAGTGTTCCGCACCCGCAATATGCGTAACCTGCTCGGCAATGCCGGTATCGCCCATGTGCGCTACCCCACCTCTGGCGACGCCAAAAGTTCAGCCGAAGCCCAGCCCTTTTACGCAGGTTCGCCGTTTGGCATTGTGTTTGCCCACAACGGCAACCTGACCAACACCGCGCAACTGCACGACACCGTGTACCGCCAATACCTGCGCCACGTCAATACCCAATCCGATTCCGAAGTTTTTCTCAATGTTTTCGCCCACGAACTGCGCCAGCAAGTCAGCCACAGCGATACCCCTTTCCACCTGAAAATTGACGATATTTTCCATGCCGTTGCCCAAGTGCAAGCACAGGTACGCGGTGCGTATGCCGTTGTTGCCATGATTGCAGGTTATGGCTTGCTGGCTTTCCGCGACCCCAACGGCATCCGTCCCCTAGCATTAGGCAAAGCCGAACAAAACGGCAAAACCGCCTATGCCGTTGCTTCAGAAAACGTGGTATTCAGCACCCTGTCGTTTGAATTCTTGCGCGACATCGCCCCTGGTGAAGCCGTGTTCGTTACCCTTGACGGACAATTACACACCCGCCAATGCGCCCCCAACGCCCGTTTGATGCCCTGTTTGTTTGAATACGTTTATTTTGCCCGTCCCGATGCCGTGTTAGACGGCGTAGCCGTGCATCAGGCGCGCGCTGATATGGGCGTGGCACTGGCAGAAAAAGTCAAACAAAGCATGGACATCAGCGAAATTGACGTGGTGATGCCCATTCCCGACACCAGCCGTCCCATCGCCATGGAGCTGGCGCACCACTTGGGCAAGCCCTACCGCGAAGGACTGATTAAAAACCGCTACATCGGGCGCACCTTTATTATGCCGGGGCAGGCAACGCGCAAAAAATCCGTCCGCCAAAAGCTCAACCCCATTCCCAGCGAGTTTGAAGGTAAAAACGTACTGTTGGTTGATGATTCCATTGTGCGCGGCACCACCAGCCGCGAAATTGTGGAAATGGTACGCGCATCGGGCGCGAAAAAAATCTTTTTTGCTTCCGCCGCCCCCGAAGTGCGCTATCCCAATGTTTACGGTATTGATATGCCTACCCGCGAAGAGCTGATTGCCAACGGGCGCACTGCCGAAGAAATTGCCCGCGAAATCAGCGCAGATATCTGTATTTTCCAAAATCTGGACGATTTGGAACGCGTGGTTCGCCAACTCAATCCCGCGATTGAAGGCTTTGATAATTCCTGCTTTAGCGGCTGTTATTTAACAGGGGATATTGACGACCAATATTTGTTGGCGTTGGCGCAGAGCAAGAAATCTGCTTAAATTTCATTAAGATTGCTTTTTATTCGGGCGAAACGCAAGCCCGTACCAATCAGGGCAACACATAGAACGATGCTTTATGTGTTGCCCTGTGTATTGAAACGTTTACACCACCACCACATCTGCGCCCGCTGCCCATGCCAGCGCCTGTAAAGTGTCCGTGTCCATATAACGGTGCGCCAATCGGGAAACGTCTGCCACAATCGGTAAATGGCTGAGTTTCTTGGCTTTGGCAATCGCATCTGCATCCAAACGCAGCGGTTCGCCATGCAAACTTAATGTGCCAGCTTCGCCCAATAATACATGACGGTTGCCGCACATTACCACCTGTTCGGCTGCCAACAGCCAATCGCGTACGGTGTGATGCTTGTTTTTGTACACCACCACAGGGGTGTTTAAGCTGCCCAATTCTTGTAACAGGCTGCGGTTGTCCATCATTTCGCCCCCCAAACACAAAACATCTGCCTGCGCGGATAAAGCGGTTTCAATATGTCTGCCATCGCGGATGCGTACCCACACGGCTTTTTCTGCCTGATGGCAGGCTTCAATGTGGCGCTTGCAGTCGGGCAAGGAAAAAACGGCTTCAGAATCGGCAGCATAGGGGTTGGCAGAAACAAAAAACGGGTCAAGGTACACGGCAGATGCGCTGCTGCTTGCATCGCCGC is drawn from Conchiformibius steedae and contains these coding sequences:
- a CDS encoding SPOR domain-containing protein, coding for MRPMHRTPSGDDEQEYDVTAAHPNAPMPDNHQNNGQDDGIIDAETTPAAAPQPDRSSDYIVEEYESFKRKNRRRLVGAGALVLIAGGLFAAASQQNNAPVTPALAPEAQTAENRVTAEILYPDNKASAAAPLHNIDDSKNDPIRLSKKIQAAAPLSPEEKAALEARQQRAKAQRLAQQRKQEAERAEQAAKENKDPKGKENSDKTLVADAKKDPKRNTAAERSKEREEEQRRKKAQALSDKAAAERNAKENAAAAKAREAQTAADKQRAAERAKLEKQNKTAANDKAKTEAKRSSDKTAEAPASGNRRVTIQAGAFADKNHALRVQQQLKGINYSSRIEEVQTAKGTVYRVRTGTFANQNEAKNALERIKDKGMNGVVVGK
- the folC gene encoding bifunctional tetrahydrofolate synthase/dihydrofolate synthase, whose translation is MTRPNTLEQWLAHLETAHSKGLIDMGLERIAQVRDAMHLHPHCPVIAVAGTNGKGSVCAFLSKIYREAGYKTGTLTSPHLLRFNERIAVNCRPVSDSTIVAAFERIEAARGDVSLTYFEFNTLAAVDIFIREQVDVMILEVGLGGRLDAVNVFDADCAVVTAVDLDHQAYLGDNIEDIAFEKAGIFRTGKPAVCGHTPPPARLKAHARDIGAQLILAKQDFDHSVLDSLQWSFRFAPAGTGLAPRKRHALPTPALRGSCQIRNAACALAAVECLNERLPVDIGAIKRGLLTAENPGRFQVLPGRPLVVLDVAHNPHAARALRQNLIALPYAARRIAVFAMLADKDIDTVLDILKDQFDEWYIAPLNVPRAIGLPELVAKMNAQGIICHTSFPDIATACRAALSGAAENDRIVVFGSFHTVAEAAAVCH
- a CDS encoding c-type cytochrome; protein product: MTSSQHKQRGSALFTAVSGLVILVSVLFLLVKLATGGYFVSDIAKMGKEATQTRIMPSGQITMGDGTPPGQRTGKQVFDKVCIQCHGADKTVAFSPKLGNNGEWAPRIAKGFTTLVSNAVNGFKGQGDMPAKGGDTSLTDDEVARAVAYMANQSGANFTEPPVKAEGAAASDATSESDTAAPQTDMAAAQDIFQISCSACHGATSAIPFAPKLGNKSDWLPRIKQGKEVLFKHAIEGFTNPKGGVMPPKGGAAQLTDEQVKAVVTYMAQEAGEKL
- a CDS encoding CvpA family protein; translated protein: MFTLFDLLAVGTITVCLLIATSRGLIDELFNFFGWIVSLILARMLASSVADAVLPTMQPRQMAVVCSFVIVFVGARLLQHFVRFALHSAISKAKLTNVNRMLGGLLGILKGILFVCLAVFVCSFSNLPYSDDWRDAHTSEFFENLVKGATPMLPEVFADQVHFPARDVNGSSEPPPRKPRRRPPEVEKLQP
- the purF gene encoding amidophosphoribosyltransferase; the protein is MCGVFGLVAHEPVNQLLYDGLQVLQHRGQDAAGIVTLENNRFHIHKDKGMVREVFRTRNMRNLLGNAGIAHVRYPTSGDAKSSAEAQPFYAGSPFGIVFAHNGNLTNTAQLHDTVYRQYLRHVNTQSDSEVFLNVFAHELRQQVSHSDTPFHLKIDDIFHAVAQVQAQVRGAYAVVAMIAGYGLLAFRDPNGIRPLALGKAEQNGKTAYAVASENVVFSTLSFEFLRDIAPGEAVFVTLDGQLHTRQCAPNARLMPCLFEYVYFARPDAVLDGVAVHQARADMGVALAEKVKQSMDISEIDVVMPIPDTSRPIAMELAHHLGKPYREGLIKNRYIGRTFIMPGQATRKKSVRQKLNPIPSEFEGKNVLLVDDSIVRGTTSREIVEMVRASGAKKIFFASAAPEVRYPNVYGIDMPTREELIANGRTAEEIAREISADICIFQNLDDLERVVRQLNPAIEGFDNSCFSGCYLTGDIDDQYLLALAQSKKSA
- the folB gene encoding dihydroneopterin aldolase, producing the protein MDKIFLHGMRVSTLIGVYDWERQHKQELVFDLDIGVSARSVQHDDIARTVHYGLVCERLRQDLAARDFLLLESLAEHTAQFLFAAFEPVQWLRIRIIKPGILPAVREVGVEIERNRV